CGACGTTTGCGCGATGCTGGTTTGGCGGATGTTTCAACACGGCATTTTGTGTTTCTTCCGTCAAATAATCCCTTTTTCCGAGGTTTCGAGCGGTATTTACACTGGCTTCCGCTTGGGGCGCAATACGCAGCAATTGGCCGTGTTTCATGAAAACAACAGCGTTAAGGGGACAAGCAATTCGATTCGCTGGTGTGGGCGTTATTGCGTCGGCACTTTACTTTATTGTTGCGACCTTGCTGAATGGCCTCCTGCATTTGGCAACCTTGCCGTCTTCGATCGTGGCTTACGCAATTGGGGCTATGTTTTCATACCTCGGCCACAAACGTTTGACCTTCGCGGGGGCACCCTACGGTTCTACTACGATACCCAAATTTATTGGCGCGACGATGGTTGGTTTGTTTCTTGCCTCAATCATTCCAGTTTTGCTGAATGATTATCGCCCGATAGTTTCCTTTGTCACAGTTCTGGGTGTTGTTCCTATATGC
This Falsihalocynthiibacter arcticus DNA region includes the following protein-coding sequences:
- a CDS encoding GtrA family protein, translating into MKTTALRGQAIRFAGVGVIASALYFIVATLLNGLLHLATLPSSIVAYAIGAMFSYLGHKRLTFAGAPYGSTTIPKFIGATMVGLFLASIIPVLLNDYRPIVSFVTVLGVVPICSFLMLKLFVFRA